A part of Melittangium boletus DSM 14713 genomic DNA contains:
- a CDS encoding helix-turn-helix domain-containing protein, whose amino-acid sequence MDEAAILLRVNRKTLYESIRRGEVPGAVHLGRSVRLRRSVLLSWTPGNSSPALGKKP is encoded by the coding sequence GTGGACGAAGCCGCCATTCTCCTGCGCGTGAACCGGAAAACGCTCTACGAGTCGATCCGGCGCGGCGAGGTGCCGGGGGCGGTCCACCTTGGTCGATCTGTCCGACTTCGCCGTAGCGTTCTGCTATCCTGGACGCCGGGTAACAGCAGTCCCGCGCTTGGAAAGAAGCCATGA
- a CDS encoding tyrosine-type recombinase/integrase, which yields MSVRLRKWKTKEGKVQEAWWVDVKYQHPSGRVERVRKASPINTRRGAEEYERQIRHALLTGSFGKEKQSEAGRIPTVEEFVPRFLTYSENNNKYSSVVSKKQILDQHVIPALGRMPLDSIGLAEIEDFKAAMRKKTSGARARKDAPTKAAIRKRKDIQPALLSLKTINNALTVVRKMLSLAQEHGIITHVPRVKLFKTAKAAFDFLSFDEAERVVAAAAPEWRPVVLVALKTGLRQGELIGLQWGDVDLQRGKLHVRRTIWRGVTGLPKGGRERTVDLPGSALEALKAHRHLRGPYVFCQADGQPHTNGTMKGPLERALREADICREQGRIGWHDLRHTYGSHLAMRGVPLKAIQELMGHATIEMTERYAHLSPEVRASAVQQLDLPVSQLQAAPARSAEGAH from the coding sequence ATGAGCGTCAGACTGCGGAAGTGGAAGACGAAGGAGGGCAAGGTGCAAGAGGCGTGGTGGGTTGACGTGAAGTACCAGCACCCAAGCGGGAGGGTGGAGCGCGTGCGCAAGGCATCGCCCATCAACACCCGTCGCGGCGCTGAAGAGTACGAGCGTCAGATCCGGCACGCACTCCTCACGGGTTCCTTCGGAAAGGAAAAGCAGAGCGAGGCGGGCCGGATTCCCACGGTTGAAGAGTTTGTCCCGCGCTTCCTCACGTACAGCGAGAACAACAACAAATATTCAAGCGTTGTCTCGAAAAAGCAGATCCTCGATCAGCACGTCATTCCGGCTCTTGGTCGTATGCCGTTGGACTCCATCGGTCTGGCTGAGATCGAGGATTTCAAAGCGGCTATGCGCAAGAAGACGTCGGGAGCCCGCGCCCGGAAGGATGCCCCCACGAAGGCAGCCATTCGCAAGCGTAAGGACATCCAGCCCGCGCTTCTGAGCCTCAAGACCATCAACAACGCGCTAACGGTGGTTCGCAAGATGCTGTCGCTCGCACAGGAGCACGGCATCATCACGCACGTTCCGCGCGTTAAGCTCTTCAAGACTGCGAAGGCGGCGTTTGACTTTCTCAGCTTTGATGAAGCCGAGCGGGTTGTCGCCGCTGCGGCCCCTGAATGGCGCCCGGTTGTGCTCGTGGCGCTCAAGACGGGACTGCGGCAAGGCGAGCTGATCGGGCTCCAGTGGGGCGACGTGGACTTGCAGCGCGGCAAGCTACACGTCCGGCGTACCATCTGGCGCGGTGTGACGGGGCTTCCCAAGGGCGGGCGCGAGCGGACGGTCGATCTGCCGGGCTCGGCCCTGGAAGCGCTCAAGGCTCACCGGCACCTGCGCGGTCCCTACGTGTTCTGTCAGGCGGACGGGCAGCCGCACACGAACGGGACCATGAAGGGCCCTCTGGAGCGTGCGCTTCGCGAGGCGGACATCTGCCGCGAGCAGGGGCGCATCGGCTGGCACGACCTGCGGCACACCTACGGGAGTCACCTCGCGATGCGCGGCGTGCCGCTCAAGGCGATCCAGGAGCTGATGGGACACGCGACCATCGAGATGACAGAGCGCTACGCGCACCTGTCACCCGAGGTACGGGCGAGCGCCGTGCAGCAGCTCGATCTCCCTGTGTCCCAGCTCCAAGCCGCTCCGGCCAGAAGCGCCGAAGGGGCACACTGA
- a CDS encoding phage major capsid protein, whose protein sequence is MNRQQITEMVKALGPEVARELVDAASRSAPGRMGRGRATHEGSVYASVANFGAFTKSVIAVGRRTGTGELLEAAKHFGNADTQKAVQLSKFDSAGVLVPIQQSGELIEFLRPEAALLKLGVRTQPFKGELHMGRQTGTSVFKWVGEGETVPRSAPKYGKLVLKAHKGMVLTDISNDLLRTPGVGDAGVGEDIRATVADGLDEAGFNGDGTGAAPKGLFAQLDPTQVFASTGTTAAAYLADIDKAVELPLTAHVRMGTAAWVIHPTRATALMQLKDTGIFIFRQEMLDKGTIRGFPFVMTTRVPVNRIVYSSDWRQFIYGIDEDLILSEHDTRAEHDETTIRAIVKGDFKLRQPKAFSSITYSPEG, encoded by the coding sequence ATGAATCGCCAGCAGATCACAGAGATGGTCAAGGCACTTGGTCCGGAGGTCGCGCGGGAGCTGGTCGATGCCGCATCCCGAAGCGCGCCCGGACGCATGGGTAGAGGCAGGGCGACGCACGAAGGCAGCGTCTACGCGAGCGTCGCGAACTTTGGCGCGTTCACGAAGAGCGTCATCGCCGTGGGTCGCCGCACGGGCACGGGCGAGCTGCTCGAAGCCGCGAAGCACTTCGGCAATGCCGACACGCAGAAGGCTGTGCAGCTCAGCAAGTTCGATTCGGCTGGCGTGCTCGTGCCCATCCAGCAGAGCGGCGAATTGATCGAGTTCCTGCGGCCCGAGGCGGCCCTGCTCAAGCTCGGCGTGCGAACCCAGCCGTTCAAGGGCGAGTTGCACATGGGCAGGCAGACCGGGACTTCTGTCTTCAAGTGGGTTGGCGAGGGGGAGACTGTCCCGAGGAGCGCGCCGAAGTACGGGAAGCTCGTGCTCAAGGCGCACAAGGGGATGGTTCTCACCGACATCAGCAACGATCTCCTGCGCACTCCCGGGGTGGGCGACGCTGGTGTCGGCGAAGACATCCGCGCGACGGTCGCGGATGGTCTGGACGAAGCCGGGTTCAACGGCGACGGGACCGGCGCGGCTCCGAAGGGGCTCTTCGCTCAGCTCGACCCCACGCAGGTCTTCGCGAGCACGGGCACGACCGCCGCGGCCTACCTCGCCGACATCGACAAGGCGGTAGAGCTGCCGCTGACCGCGCATGTTCGCATGGGCACTGCGGCGTGGGTCATTCACCCGACCCGGGCGACCGCGCTGATGCAGCTCAAGGACACGGGCATCTTCATCTTCCGTCAGGAGATGCTCGACAAGGGCACGATCCGGGGCTTCCCCTTCGTGATGACGACGCGGGTGCCCGTGAACCGGATCGTCTACTCGTCCGACTGGCGGCAATTCATCTACGGCATCGATGAGGATCTGATCCTCTCCGAGCACGACACCCGCGCCGAGCACGACGAGACGACCATCCGCGCAATCGTGAAGGGCGACTTCAAGCTGCGCCAGCCGAAGGCGTTCAGCTCGATCACCTACTCACCCGAGGGGTGA